A stretch of Desulfobacter hydrogenophilus DNA encodes these proteins:
- a CDS encoding HDOD domain-containing protein, with product MTDKLNLPSESDIQAVLTLDRDTVPSFPQVAAKLLEVSKNDTASLEEVAKIVETDPGISIRVLELVNSAFYGLSRKVTTLLDAVVILGFDEIKKLALGMAIFEKIFKNGHTKEFNRLIFWRHSLAVAVLSMKIAQRIEYPNPEEAYTAGLLHDVGKIFLDLQGHQSYGEFIKNLSESTDLVIEKERSEIGIGHDDIGAFFCTRWQLPENLVLAVKYHHQSFENHGLAEEEKQLIAIVSMADFLCWTQGMGSFDFIRPPILAPEVEACVNPKKIDIITCILEMNKEIEQISAFYKFVFPSIDQLKENLLWANIKLSRANTKYYYQGDPTSRIQDTHLSHGDILPPDIGFEMGKSLSKAKTVKEVLDIVLYQVGCVFQPCHWSILLKDPKTGDMVFSVVIGTNSKRLQGVRLPKGEGIAGYVMKTGKPLVVDDVTTDERFSNRVDKHTRFNTRSIIATPLKTDNKIFGVIELVNRVNEETFSEHDLNLLTSIAEYAGIAIERSYYHQTLTNIATRDSLTGLKNRFSFERIVAGANDFQARFGRIFSILILVVNGLTRQYEALGKEKCDEAVKKLATLLNKTKRREDLIFRYANNSFIALLPLTYSDGAQKAQARIKKTLTVATKDDKQKFSSISIQTYTMAGEDAGQLKKLVAQALSKTRQPDQESEVADMQENIQGLVEKEIARKDAEDVKGTSPEQIKKETIKNFGKSVYLQGQFKRLKTGEFGKVRVEQVSLSAIGFRISKSHRIHVNDFLDIEFNLDDIKRALIKRRVAVRNIQGNYIYGEYYNPPPYAKNLGFYIFS from the coding sequence ATGACTGATAAACTAAACCTTCCCTCCGAATCCGATATCCAGGCCGTCTTGACCCTTGACCGTGATACCGTGCCAAGTTTCCCCCAGGTAGCAGCCAAACTGCTTGAAGTATCAAAAAATGATACAGCGTCTCTGGAGGAGGTGGCAAAAATTGTGGAGACGGACCCTGGTATTTCCATCCGGGTTCTGGAGCTTGTCAATTCAGCATTTTACGGTTTAAGCAGAAAGGTGACCACGCTGCTGGACGCAGTTGTCATCCTCGGTTTTGATGAAATCAAAAAGCTTGCCTTGGGCATGGCTATTTTCGAAAAGATATTTAAAAACGGTCATACAAAAGAATTTAACCGGCTTATATTCTGGCGCCACAGCCTTGCGGTGGCAGTGCTGAGCATGAAAATAGCCCAGAGAATCGAATACCCAAACCCGGAAGAAGCCTATACAGCAGGCTTACTCCACGATGTGGGAAAAATTTTTTTAGATCTGCAGGGACATCAAAGCTATGGCGAATTTATTAAAAATTTGTCGGAATCCACAGACCTTGTCATTGAAAAGGAACGATCGGAAATCGGGATAGGGCATGATGATATCGGGGCTTTTTTCTGCACCCGATGGCAGCTTCCCGAAAATCTGGTACTGGCCGTAAAATACCACCACCAATCTTTTGAAAACCACGGTCTGGCCGAAGAGGAAAAACAATTGATCGCCATTGTCAGTATGGCAGATTTCCTATGCTGGACCCAGGGTATGGGATCCTTTGATTTCATCCGCCCCCCCATTCTTGCCCCGGAGGTGGAAGCCTGTGTTAACCCGAAAAAAATCGATATTATCACCTGCATTCTTGAAATGAACAAAGAGATCGAACAGATCTCAGCCTTTTACAAATTCGTTTTCCCATCAATAGATCAGCTTAAGGAAAACCTATTGTGGGCGAATATCAAACTGTCCCGTGCCAATACAAAATATTATTACCAGGGAGACCCCACAAGCCGGATACAGGATACACACTTAAGCCATGGTGATATTTTGCCCCCGGACATTGGTTTTGAAATGGGCAAATCGCTTTCCAAGGCCAAAACTGTCAAGGAAGTGCTGGATATTGTTCTGTACCAGGTGGGCTGTGTTTTTCAACCCTGCCACTGGTCCATCTTGCTCAAGGACCCCAAAACCGGCGACATGGTTTTTTCCGTGGTGATAGGCACCAACAGCAAACGCCTGCAGGGCGTAAGACTACCCAAGGGAGAGGGCATTGCCGGGTATGTCATGAAGACAGGTAAACCCCTTGTAGTGGATGATGTAACAACTGATGAAAGATTCAGCAACAGGGTGGATAAACACACCCGGTTCAACACCCGCTCCATCATTGCCACACCATTGAAAACCGATAACAAAATTTTCGGGGTCATTGAGCTGGTCAACCGGGTCAATGAAGAAACATTCAGTGAACATGACCTTAACCTGCTGACCTCCATTGCCGAATATGCGGGCATTGCCATTGAACGGTCATACTACCACCAGACACTGACAAACATAGCCACCCGGGACAGTCTGACCGGACTGAAAAACAGATTCAGCTTTGAACGTATCGTTGCAGGCGCCAATGATTTCCAGGCCCGATTTGGTCGGATTTTTTCCATCCTTATTCTTGTGGTGAACGGCCTGACAAGGCAGTATGAGGCACTTGGGAAGGAGAAATGTGATGAGGCCGTCAAAAAATTGGCCACCCTTTTGAATAAAACCAAACGCCGTGAAGATTTGATTTTCAGGTATGCAAACAACAGCTTTATTGCCCTTTTGCCCTTGACCTATTCCGATGGTGCCCAGAAAGCCCAGGCAAGAATAAAAAAGACACTGACCGTAGCCACAAAGGATGACAAACAAAAATTTTCATCTATTTCCATCCAAACCTACACCATGGCAGGTGAAGATGCAGGTCAACTCAAAAAGCTTGTGGCCCAGGCCCTGTCCAAAACGCGGCAGCCGGACCAGGAAAGTGAAGTAGCAGATATGCAGGAGAACATCCAGGGGCTGGTAGAAAAAGAAATCGCCCGTAAAGATGCCGAAGATGTGAAAGGAACATCCCCGGAACAAATCAAGAAAGAAACCATTAAAAATTTCGGAAAATCCGTATACCTCCAAGGCCAGTTCAAACGCCTTAAAACCGGAGAATTTGGAAAAGTCCGTGTGGAGCAGGTGTCGTTATCCGCTATTGGATTCAGAATATCAAAATCCCACCGCATCCATGTCAATGATTTTCTGGATATTGAATTCAACCTGGATGATATTAAACGGGCATTGATTAAACGCAGGGTGGCGGTCAGAAATATCCAGGGTAATTACATTTACGGCGAATACTACAACCCGCCGCCTTATGCAAAAAACCTAGGTTTTTATATTTTCAGTTAG